Proteins encoded within one genomic window of Kibdelosporangium phytohabitans:
- a CDS encoding histidine phosphatase family protein yields MAVEAVETASAVYILRHGETQWSNSGQHTGVTDIPLTEHGEQQARRAGLVMSTLRGSAVPPYRVFTSPRQRAVRTAELAGFTVDEKVEELAEWDYGDYEGMTTDQIRQEVPGWTVWTHASRGGEAAQQVSDRADALLTRVRELLRCGDVVLVGHGHFSRVLIARWLGLPVTSGVHFGLGPAGTAVLDHERGEPRVNRLNVPPLDV; encoded by the coding sequence GTGGCAGTCGAAGCAGTCGAAACAGCCTCCGCGGTCTATATCCTCCGGCACGGCGAGACCCAGTGGTCGAACAGCGGCCAGCACACCGGTGTCACCGATATCCCGCTGACCGAGCACGGCGAGCAGCAGGCGCGTCGCGCCGGACTGGTGATGAGCACGCTGCGCGGCAGCGCGGTTCCGCCCTACCGGGTGTTCACCAGCCCCCGGCAGCGCGCGGTCCGGACCGCCGAACTCGCGGGTTTCACCGTGGACGAGAAAGTCGAAGAGCTCGCCGAGTGGGACTACGGCGACTACGAAGGCATGACCACCGACCAGATCCGCCAGGAAGTACCCGGCTGGACCGTGTGGACGCACGCCTCGCGCGGCGGCGAGGCGGCGCAGCAGGTCAGCGACCGGGCGGACGCGTTGCTCACCCGGGTCAGGGAACTGCTCCGCTGCGGTGACGTGGTCCTGGTGGGGCACGGGCACTTCAGCCGCGTGCTGATCGCGCGCTGGCTCGGCCTGCCGGTGACCAGCGGTGTCCACTTCGGACTCGGTCCGGCCGGTACGGCCGTACTGGACCACGAGCGGGGCGAGCCCCGCGTCAACCGGTTGAACGTGCCGCCGTTGGACGTCTGA
- a CDS encoding NAD(P)-dependent malic enzyme, which yields MDEELAKPVTDDEIFRAHEGGKLDIGVPRPISDPRTLAIAYTPGVAKVSRAIAEDPAVARTHTWTHRLVAVVSDGTAVLGLGDIGAAASLPVMEGKSALFKTFGGLNSIPLVLNTTDVDEIVETLVRLRPSFGAVNLEDVSAPRCFELEAKLIEALDCPVMHDDQHGTAVVVLAALRGAATYTGRQLKDLRVVIAGAGSSGIACAKILILAGVGEVTLLDSRGIIHEGRDGLNKYKAEMAKITNAGGLRGGIAEALRGADVFLGLSSSKVPAELIATMAPNASVFALSNPDPEIHPDEARQYAAVVATGRSDFPNQINNVSAFPGIFRGALDAGATRITENMKLAAAEAIHAVALDELDADHIMPSALDPRVAPEVAQAVAVAAVADGVAPKPA from the coding sequence ATGGATGAAGAATTGGCCAAGCCGGTGACCGACGACGAGATCTTCCGCGCGCACGAGGGCGGGAAACTCGACATCGGAGTGCCCCGGCCGATCTCCGATCCGCGCACGCTCGCCATCGCGTACACCCCCGGTGTCGCCAAGGTCAGCCGCGCCATCGCCGAGGACCCAGCCGTCGCACGCACCCACACCTGGACGCACCGCCTGGTCGCGGTGGTCAGCGACGGCACCGCCGTGCTCGGCCTCGGCGACATCGGCGCGGCCGCGTCCCTTCCGGTGATGGAGGGCAAGTCCGCCCTGTTCAAGACCTTCGGCGGGCTCAACTCGATCCCGCTCGTGCTGAACACCACCGACGTCGACGAGATCGTCGAGACGCTGGTGCGGCTGCGGCCGTCGTTCGGCGCGGTCAACCTGGAGGACGTCTCGGCGCCGCGCTGCTTCGAGCTCGAGGCGAAGCTGATCGAAGCCCTTGACTGCCCGGTGATGCACGACGACCAGCACGGCACCGCCGTGGTCGTGCTCGCCGCATTGCGCGGCGCCGCAACGTACACCGGTCGTCAGCTCAAGGACCTGCGCGTGGTCATCGCCGGTGCCGGCTCGTCGGGCATCGCGTGCGCGAAGATCCTGATCCTCGCCGGTGTCGGTGAGGTGACGCTGCTGGACTCGCGCGGCATCATCCACGAGGGCCGCGATGGGCTGAACAAGTACAAGGCCGAGATGGCCAAGATCACCAACGCCGGCGGCCTGCGCGGCGGCATCGCGGAGGCGCTGCGCGGCGCGGACGTCTTCCTCGGCCTGTCGTCGTCCAAGGTGCCCGCCGAGCTGATCGCCACGATGGCGCCGAACGCCAGCGTGTTCGCACTGTCCAATCCGGACCCGGAGATCCACCCGGACGAGGCGCGCCAGTACGCGGCGGTGGTGGCCACCGGTCGCAGCGACTTCCCGAACCAGATCAACAACGTCTCGGCGTTCCCCGGCATCTTCCGCGGCGCGCTCGACGCGGGGGCCACGCGGATCACCGAGAACATGAAGCTGGCCGCGGCCGAGGCGATCCACGCGGTGGCGCTCGACGAGCTGGACGCCGACCACATCATGCCCAGCGCGCTCGACCCGCGGGTGGCGCCTGAGGTCGCGCAGGCCGTCGCGGTCGCGGCGGTGGCCGACGGCGTCGCGCCGAAGCCTGCCTGA
- a CDS encoding bifunctional diguanylate cyclase/phosphodiesterase, which translates to MALGPPEVWRGKGGTVAELVEPAGSARESAVSDSPHAEAGWVRCSDGLVVQANLGAAVLAGVDAPDELIGQSLAGLLAEDGACQRVLRPDGTSVEVTALRLDQGCGVTMVVFAPPAGGGRFGADEFTEVQRVADLGSFVHDVAESRTYYSEPLYDLLGVTENAGDTEAELLFRAHPEDLPAIIEFRERLLDSHEGQPIELELRERDTDRIFLVRAQPVFDEHGVPRLVRGIVQNITNLRAPGRQRALDRRLFEDAQRVALLGTWAWNTATGECVWSSMLYELFGVEERTVMAYNDYLEYVHPDDRVWVDRTWRQLAESGNPVVCEYRVVRPDGSIRVLRCRGASFAGRKEGPVMVGTAQDVTEQRSTESRMQRSSQRFTDLVAITPVGIGLFDATERLVDANDALCKLLGMDLERLRGMSAEQLTHSEHEPRARLEAGQRVLATASGEPVYCELNVVSSVADDGRRFWLVVFQDVTERRRAAELLRHQATHDDLTGLPGRFAVNELLTELLSAPCARDVALLFCDVDNFKRVNDSLGHDAGDELLIALARRLEDGLPDGCTAARMSGDEYVVICPDQNEVGGVDALASKVAHLFRTAVPVRGQLLRVSASVGAAVPSGPETTGADLLRFADAAMFEAKRRGAGRVSLANAALIATADSQMYLEGQLREALGNDGLVLHYQPVVGVDGSILTAEALVRWPHPDRGLLGPGQFLPVAEQGDLLRDLDRWVLRTALREAKSWPDVDGGQVSVAVNLAGLVPGDPEFVDVVATAIAGSGVEWERVVLELVETSFVDLPSRSRTAMADLVSRGVRFAVDDFGTGYSSLARLKDLPAQIIKVDRRFVAGIGTDPSDFAVARAVVDLTRAMGRTCVAEGVETDTQFNALRDIGVEAYQGWLMSRAVPADAFRELLRLGPLHVPAPPGP; encoded by the coding sequence ATGGCGCTCGGCCCGCCCGAGGTGTGGCGCGGGAAGGGTGGCACCGTGGCCGAACTGGTCGAGCCTGCTGGATCGGCGCGTGAATCGGCGGTTTCCGACTCGCCGCATGCCGAGGCGGGCTGGGTCCGTTGTTCGGACGGCCTGGTGGTTCAGGCCAACCTGGGTGCGGCTGTGCTCGCAGGTGTGGACGCCCCGGACGAGCTGATCGGCCAGTCACTGGCCGGTCTGCTCGCCGAGGACGGGGCCTGCCAGCGGGTGCTCCGTCCGGACGGCACATCCGTCGAGGTCACGGCGTTGCGGCTGGACCAGGGCTGTGGCGTGACCATGGTGGTCTTCGCGCCGCCCGCCGGCGGCGGCCGGTTCGGTGCCGACGAGTTCACCGAGGTCCAGCGGGTCGCGGACCTCGGCAGCTTCGTCCACGACGTCGCGGAAAGCCGCACGTACTACAGCGAACCGCTCTACGACCTGCTCGGCGTGACCGAGAACGCGGGTGACACCGAAGCGGAATTGCTGTTCCGGGCGCATCCCGAGGACCTGCCCGCGATCATCGAGTTCCGCGAACGGCTGCTCGACTCCCACGAGGGCCAGCCGATCGAGCTGGAACTGCGGGAACGCGACACCGACCGGATCTTCCTCGTCCGCGCCCAACCGGTGTTCGACGAGCACGGTGTGCCGCGCCTGGTGCGCGGCATCGTGCAGAACATCACCAACCTGCGTGCGCCCGGACGGCAGCGCGCCCTGGACCGCAGGCTGTTCGAGGACGCGCAGCGTGTGGCGCTGCTCGGCACATGGGCGTGGAACACGGCCACGGGCGAATGCGTGTGGTCCTCGATGCTCTACGAGCTGTTCGGCGTCGAAGAGCGCACGGTGATGGCGTACAACGACTACCTGGAATACGTGCACCCGGACGACCGCGTCTGGGTGGACCGGACCTGGCGGCAGCTGGCGGAGTCCGGCAACCCGGTCGTCTGCGAGTACCGCGTGGTCCGCCCGGACGGCTCCATTCGCGTGCTGCGCTGCCGTGGCGCGTCGTTCGCGGGCCGCAAAGAGGGCCCGGTGATGGTCGGCACCGCGCAGGACGTGACCGAGCAGCGGTCGACCGAGAGCCGGATGCAGCGTTCCAGCCAGCGGTTCACCGACCTGGTGGCGATCACCCCGGTCGGGATCGGGCTGTTCGACGCGACCGAGCGGCTGGTCGACGCCAACGACGCGCTGTGCAAGCTGCTCGGAATGGATCTCGAGCGGCTGCGCGGGATGTCAGCCGAGCAGCTGACCCATTCGGAGCACGAGCCTCGGGCCCGGCTGGAAGCCGGTCAGCGCGTGCTGGCCACCGCGTCCGGCGAACCCGTCTACTGCGAGCTCAACGTGGTGTCCTCGGTGGCCGACGACGGCCGCCGGTTCTGGCTGGTGGTCTTCCAGGACGTGACCGAACGCCGCCGCGCCGCCGAGCTGCTGCGCCACCAGGCCACCCACGACGACCTCACCGGGCTGCCCGGCCGGTTCGCGGTGAACGAACTGCTCACCGAGCTGCTCTCGGCGCCGTGCGCCAGGGACGTCGCCCTGCTGTTCTGCGACGTCGACAACTTCAAGCGGGTGAACGATTCCCTCGGCCACGACGCCGGGGACGAGTTGCTGATCGCGCTCGCGCGCCGCCTCGAGGACGGCCTGCCGGACGGGTGCACGGCCGCGCGCATGTCGGGTGACGAGTACGTGGTGATCTGCCCCGACCAGAACGAGGTCGGTGGCGTGGACGCGTTGGCCAGCAAGGTCGCGCACCTGTTCCGGACCGCGGTTCCCGTGCGGGGGCAGCTTTTGCGCGTGTCCGCTTCGGTCGGCGCGGCCGTGCCGAGCGGCCCGGAGACCACCGGCGCGGACCTGCTCAGGTTCGCCGACGCGGCCATGTTCGAGGCGAAAAGGCGTGGCGCCGGAAGGGTTTCGCTCGCCAACGCGGCACTGATCGCGACGGCCGACAGCCAGATGTACCTGGAGGGCCAGCTGCGCGAGGCGCTCGGCAACGACGGCCTTGTCCTGCACTACCAACCGGTTGTCGGCGTGGACGGTTCGATCCTGACCGCGGAGGCGCTGGTCCGCTGGCCGCACCCGGACAGGGGCCTGCTCGGCCCCGGCCAGTTCCTGCCCGTCGCCGAACAGGGCGACCTGCTGCGTGACCTGGACAGATGGGTGCTGCGGACCGCGCTGCGGGAGGCCAAGTCGTGGCCGGACGTGGACGGCGGGCAGGTCTCGGTCGCGGTCAACCTCGCCGGGCTGGTGCCGGGCGACCCCGAGTTCGTCGACGTGGTGGCGACCGCGATCGCGGGATCCGGTGTGGAGTGGGAGCGGGTCGTGCTCGAACTGGTCGAGACCAGTTTCGTCGACCTGCCGTCGCGCAGCCGGACGGCCATGGCCGACCTGGTCTCCCGCGGCGTCCGGTTCGCTGTGGACGACTTCGGCACCGGCTATTCGTCGCTGGCGAGGCTCAAGGACCTGCCCGCGCAGATCATCAAGGTCGACCGCAGGTTCGTCGCGGGGATCGGCACGGACCCGTCCGACTTCGCCGTCGCCCGGGCCGTGGTCGACCTGACCAGGGCGATGGGGCGCACGTGCGTGGCCGAGGGCGTGGAGACCGACACGCAGTTCAACGCGCTGCGCGACATCGGCGTCGAGGCCTATCAGGGCTGGTTGATGTCCCGCGCCGTGCCCGCCGACGCGTTCCGCGAACTGTTGCGGCTCGGCCCGTTGCACGTGCCCGCCCCGCCCGGACCGTAA
- a CDS encoding GNAT family N-acetyltransferase: MTASSTLSVTELETERLLLRQVSGTDREGLIELFTDPEVRAHLGGPRPRPEVERMLDHLGTTHVPGSYAIADRETNEFLGGLWLDRRPVDVPGHVTEDGNELELSYALRRSAWGKGIAYEAAAAVLRAAADEMPDQPVVVVTQTANQRSMKLVERLGFRVVRTFEQFDAQQALGTASLYSFKA, from the coding sequence ATGACTGCGTCATCGACACTGTCCGTTACCGAACTGGAGACGGAACGTCTTCTGCTGCGCCAGGTGAGTGGCACCGATCGGGAGGGGCTGATCGAACTCTTCACGGACCCGGAGGTACGGGCCCACCTCGGCGGCCCGAGGCCGCGACCGGAAGTGGAGCGGATGCTCGACCACCTGGGGACGACACACGTACCCGGCAGTTACGCCATCGCGGACCGTGAGACGAACGAGTTCCTCGGCGGCCTCTGGCTCGACCGCCGCCCGGTAGATGTGCCGGGACACGTCACCGAGGACGGCAACGAGCTGGAGCTGTCCTACGCGCTGCGGCGCAGCGCGTGGGGCAAGGGGATCGCTTACGAAGCCGCGGCAGCGGTGTTGCGCGCCGCCGCCGACGAGATGCCCGACCAGCCCGTGGTCGTGGTGACGCAGACAGCCAACCAGAGGTCGATGAAGCTGGTCGAGCGCCTCGGTTTCCGCGTCGTGCGGACGTTCGAGCAGTTCGACGCGCAACAGGCGCTCGGAACGGCATCGCTGTACTCGTTCAAGGCCTGA
- a CDS encoding HD domain-containing protein — protein sequence MTDLVNWSSAVAEDRLVVSLPRRWSHVQGVLDRARLAAALFEHGEGELLVAAAVLHDVGYAPDLAHSGFHPLDGARYLRKLDASERLCALVAHHSCAYREAELRGLSAELAEWADEQTPLRDALWWADMTTSPDGVTVPFERRIGEIQERYGPDDLVTFFIRQAKPELGVAVERTEERLRAAGIDFE from the coding sequence GTGACTGACCTGGTGAATTGGTCCTCGGCTGTCGCGGAGGATCGCCTGGTGGTGTCCCTGCCTCGTCGGTGGAGTCATGTGCAGGGTGTGCTTGATCGGGCGAGGCTGGCTGCGGCCTTGTTCGAGCATGGCGAGGGTGAGCTGCTGGTGGCGGCTGCGGTGTTGCATGACGTGGGGTATGCCCCTGATCTCGCGCACAGTGGGTTTCATCCGTTGGATGGTGCTCGGTACCTGCGCAAGCTGGACGCGTCGGAGCGGTTGTGTGCGCTGGTGGCGCATCACTCCTGTGCGTATCGGGAGGCTGAGTTGCGGGGATTGTCGGCGGAGCTGGCGGAGTGGGCCGACGAGCAGACTCCGTTGCGGGACGCGCTGTGGTGGGCGGATATGACGACGTCGCCGGATGGGGTGACGGTGCCGTTTGAGCGGCGGATCGGGGAGATTCAGGAGCGGTACGGGCCTGATGACCTGGTGACGTTCTTCATCCGGCAGGCCAAGCCGGAGCTGGGGGTGGCAGTGGAGCGGACCGAGGAGCGGCTGAGGGCCGCTGGGATCGACTTCGAGTAG
- a CDS encoding ABC transporter ATP-binding protein produces the protein MIEFRDVTKQYPDGTVAVDKLNLTVDAGTITVFVGPSGCGKTTSLRMVNRMIEATSGTILIDGKDIKDSAPASLRLGIGYVIQQAGLFPHRTVLDNIATVPLLSGWDKRKARSRAAELLETVGLPTEMGKRYPVQLSGGQQQRVGVARALAADPPILLMDEPFSAVDPVVREDLQNELLRLQGELDKTIVFVTHDIDEAVRIGEKVAVFRKGGVLAQYGTPADVLRYPADEFVASFVGRDRGYRGLSFLESSGIAVDQVPTATVGEPVSGAGSDWVLVLDANSHPCGWLPPNTTVDGPLGSGSLVAGGSLYTTGTPLRGALDAALSSPASRGVVVDSDGKYVGVITARQVLDEIEGHPESVGKP, from the coding sequence GTGATCGAGTTCCGGGACGTGACCAAGCAGTATCCCGACGGGACAGTCGCCGTCGACAAGCTGAACCTGACAGTGGACGCGGGAACCATAACCGTGTTTGTCGGGCCGTCCGGATGTGGCAAGACGACCTCGTTGCGCATGGTCAACCGCATGATCGAGGCCACGTCGGGCACGATCCTGATCGACGGCAAGGACATCAAGGACTCGGCGCCGGCGTCGCTGCGCCTTGGCATCGGTTACGTGATCCAGCAGGCCGGGCTGTTCCCGCACCGCACAGTGCTGGACAACATCGCCACCGTGCCGCTGCTGTCCGGTTGGGACAAACGCAAGGCGAGGTCGAGGGCGGCCGAGCTGTTGGAGACCGTCGGGTTGCCGACCGAGATGGGCAAGCGCTATCCGGTCCAGCTGTCCGGTGGCCAGCAGCAGCGCGTCGGCGTGGCGCGTGCGCTCGCGGCCGACCCGCCGATCCTGCTGATGGACGAGCCGTTCAGCGCGGTCGACCCGGTGGTGCGGGAGGACCTGCAGAACGAGTTGCTGCGGTTGCAGGGCGAGCTGGACAAGACGATCGTGTTCGTCACGCACGACATCGACGAAGCCGTGCGGATCGGTGAGAAGGTCGCCGTGTTCCGCAAGGGTGGTGTGCTGGCGCAGTACGGCACGCCCGCGGACGTCTTGCGCTACCCGGCGGACGAGTTCGTGGCGAGCTTCGTCGGCCGCGACCGCGGCTACCGTGGACTGTCCTTTCTGGAGTCGTCGGGGATCGCGGTCGACCAGGTGCCGACCGCGACCGTCGGCGAGCCCGTCTCCGGCGCGGGTTCGGACTGGGTGCTGGTGCTCGACGCGAACTCCCACCCGTGTGGCTGGCTCCCGCCGAACACCACAGTGGACGGCCCGCTCGGCTCGGGTTCCTTGGTGGCAGGAGGATCCCTCTACACGACGGGCACGCCTCTGCGTGGTGCGCTGGACGCGGCGCTGTCCTCTCCGGCCAGTCGCGGTGTGGTGGTCGACTCGGACGGCAAGTACGTCGGCGTGATCACCGCGCGCCAGGTCCTCGACGAGATCGAAGGCCACCCCGAGTCCGTGGGCAAACCATGA
- a CDS encoding S26 family signal peptidase → MTHPLGWWPIRFVTVRGPSMAPALKDGDVVVIRRAAKAKPGDVVLVRWPHRPGQLSIKRVAGPGYFVVGDNQFASTDSRELGMAEVLGVMVYKLR, encoded by the coding sequence GTGACCCATCCCTTGGGCTGGTGGCCCATCCGTTTCGTCACTGTCCGCGGCCCGTCCATGGCTCCGGCGCTCAAGGACGGTGATGTCGTGGTCATCCGCCGGGCCGCGAAGGCGAAGCCCGGTGACGTCGTGCTCGTGCGGTGGCCGCACCGGCCGGGCCAGCTGTCCATCAAACGCGTCGCAGGGCCCGGCTACTTCGTCGTGGGTGACAACCAGTTCGCGTCGACCGATTCGCGCGAGCTGGGGATGGCCGAGGTGCTCGGCGTGATGGTCTACAAGCTGCGATAG
- the sodN gene encoding superoxide dismutase, Ni, translating to MRLPSLRALVRPRLEASAHCDLPCGVYDPAQARIEAESIKAIQEKYQANEDLEFRARAVVIKEQRSELVKHHLWVLWTDYFKAPHFEKYPQLHDLFNRATKAAGAAGTKGTMDPAKGQELLDLIAEIDKIFWETKQG from the coding sequence ATGCGACTGCCGTCGCTCAGGGCGCTCGTGCGCCCGCGGCTGGAGGCAAGCGCTCACTGCGACCTGCCATGCGGGGTCTACGACCCCGCCCAGGCCCGGATCGAAGCCGAGTCGATCAAGGCGATCCAGGAGAAGTACCAGGCCAACGAGGACCTGGAGTTCCGCGCGCGTGCGGTCGTGATCAAGGAGCAGCGCAGCGAACTGGTCAAGCACCACCTGTGGGTGCTCTGGACGGACTACTTCAAGGCGCCGCACTTCGAGAAGTACCCGCAGCTGCACGACCTGTTCAACCGCGCGACGAAGGCGGCCGGAGCAGCGGGGACGAAGGGCACCATGGACCCGGCGAAGGGCCAGGAGCTGCTCGACCTGATCGCGGAGATCGACAAGATCTTCTGGGAGACCAAGCAGGGCTGA
- a CDS encoding DUF4259 domain-containing protein: MGAWGTGAFDNDDAADFAGDLNDADPGERPGLIREALEAAADNDDYLAASTASAAIAAAAVVASQQPDGPEVDSVYGPEFLTDGDSVDLPEEFADLGVRAITRILSDESEWRDLWEDAGSLDQAIGALEPLRAALNR; the protein is encoded by the coding sequence ATGGGTGCCTGGGGCACGGGTGCTTTCGACAACGACGACGCGGCGGATTTCGCCGGGGACCTGAACGACGCGGACCCCGGCGAACGGCCGGGCCTGATCCGCGAGGCGCTGGAAGCCGCCGCGGACAACGACGACTACCTGGCCGCCTCGACAGCCAGTGCGGCGATCGCGGCTGCCGCGGTCGTCGCATCGCAGCAGCCGGACGGGCCCGAGGTCGACTCGGTGTACGGCCCCGAGTTCCTCACCGACGGCGACAGCGTGGACCTGCCCGAGGAGTTCGCCGATCTGGGCGTACGCGCGATCACCCGGATCCTGTCCGACGAGTCCGAGTGGCGTGACCTGTGGGAGGACGCCGGCTCGCTCGACCAGGCGATCGGCGCGCTGGAGCCGCTGCGGGCCGCGCTCAACCGCTAG
- the rfbC gene encoding dTDP-4-dehydrorhamnose 3,5-epimerase: protein MQVRELSIAGVFEFSPRSFGDSRGLFAAPFQGEVFAEAVGHPLRLGQTNHSVSRRGVIRGIHFAETPPGQAKYVYCPRGAMLDVVVDIRVGSPTFGQWDSVLLDAKDFRALYVPEGLGHGFVALEDDTAMSYLCSTGYNPGKEHGITPLDAALRLPWPTDIDPILSDKDTKAPTLAEAMTAGLLPTYDACVAHYRSL, encoded by the coding sequence ATGCAGGTACGCGAATTGTCGATCGCAGGCGTCTTCGAGTTCTCGCCGAGGAGCTTCGGGGACTCGAGGGGCCTGTTCGCGGCCCCGTTCCAGGGCGAGGTGTTCGCCGAGGCGGTCGGCCACCCGTTGCGGCTCGGGCAGACCAACCACAGCGTCTCCCGCCGCGGGGTGATCCGCGGTATCCACTTCGCCGAGACCCCACCGGGACAGGCGAAGTACGTCTACTGCCCGCGCGGCGCGATGCTGGACGTGGTGGTGGACATCAGGGTGGGCTCGCCCACGTTCGGCCAGTGGGACTCGGTGCTGCTCGACGCTAAGGACTTCCGCGCGCTGTACGTGCCGGAAGGGCTCGGGCACGGCTTCGTCGCACTGGAGGACGACACGGCGATGAGCTACCTCTGCTCGACCGGGTACAACCCCGGCAAGGAGCACGGCATAACACCGTTGGACGCGGCGCTGCGGCTGCCGTGGCCGACGGACATCGATCCGATCCTCTCGGACAAGGACACGAAAGCACCGACGCTCGCCGAGGCGATGACCGCGGGCCTGCTGCCGACGTACGACGCCTGCGTGGCGCACTATCGCAGCTTGTAG
- a CDS encoding helix-turn-helix domain-containing protein: MKGPFKPNVESLVLARQLRQLRENTGLTQGAVDGQLGGSVSKVHRIEQGQSPWPGELGVMLDMNKVPNATQAVLRDTWGEAWRARAEQGELTDS, from the coding sequence ATGAAGGGACCGTTCAAGCCGAACGTTGAGAGTCTGGTGCTGGCCAGGCAGCTTCGGCAGCTGCGTGAGAACACGGGGCTGACGCAGGGTGCGGTCGATGGGCAGCTCGGCGGATCGGTGAGCAAGGTGCACCGCATCGAACAGGGACAGTCGCCCTGGCCAGGCGAGCTGGGCGTGATGCTGGACATGAACAAGGTGCCCAACGCGACACAGGCCGTGCTGCGGGACACGTGGGGCGAGGCGTGGCGGGCTCGTGCCGAGCAGGGCGAACTCACTGATTCCTGA
- a CDS encoding DUF5919 domain-containing protein: MPNDRLRDALLRNGLTPAKVASAIGVDPKTVERWITKGRSPHQRHRHAIAAMVRETEKYLWPDAVSPERKAEVADSEVVQVFPHRNSIPVELWDRLINDASAQVDILVHAGMFLVERPKFVKGLAQKAAKGARIRLTFGDPDSPEVALRSEQEDLGEGTLGAKIRNVLAAYRPLRDVDGVKIRFHRTTLYNSIFRFDDEMIINTHVYGIQGAHAPSLHLRRLSAGDLFETYAESFDTVWHKSARATF, encoded by the coding sequence ATGCCGAACGATCGGCTACGAGACGCATTGTTGCGCAACGGCTTGACGCCCGCCAAGGTGGCCAGCGCCATCGGCGTCGACCCGAAAACCGTCGAGCGCTGGATCACCAAGGGCAGATCCCCCCACCAGCGACACAGGCACGCTATCGCCGCCATGGTCCGCGAGACCGAGAAATACCTCTGGCCCGATGCCGTCTCGCCGGAACGCAAGGCAGAAGTCGCGGACTCGGAAGTCGTCCAGGTCTTCCCACACCGCAACTCGATCCCCGTCGAACTCTGGGACCGGTTGATCAACGACGCCTCAGCACAGGTGGACATCCTCGTCCACGCCGGGATGTTCCTCGTTGAACGCCCCAAGTTCGTCAAGGGCCTGGCCCAGAAGGCGGCCAAGGGCGCACGCATCCGACTGACGTTCGGCGACCCCGACAGCCCAGAAGTCGCCCTGCGCAGCGAGCAAGAGGACCTGGGCGAAGGCACCTTGGGTGCGAAGATCCGCAACGTCCTAGCCGCCTACCGACCGTTGCGCGACGTCGACGGCGTGAAGATCCGCTTCCACCGCACCACGCTGTACAACTCGATCTTCCGCTTCGACGACGAGATGATCATCAACACGCACGTGTACGGCATCCAGGGCGCCCACGCTCCCTCCCTGCACCTACGCCGCCTGTCTGCGGGCGACCTGTTCGAGACCTACGCTGAAAGCTTCGACACCGTCTGGCACAAGTCAGCAAGAGCGACGTTCTAG
- a CDS encoding NUDIX hydrolase yields MARVDHFHDPNAPQPNSIAVAVSAFVLDADGRLLMIRRTDNDLYSIPGGQLELGETLTQTAVREFIEETGIEIEVTGLIGIYSNPDHVIAYDDGEVRQEFSICFRGRPIGGELRTSSESKEAAWIEQPLLAELTIHPSTRLRIQHGFDNRSEPYYT; encoded by the coding sequence ATGGCGCGCGTGGACCACTTCCACGACCCCAACGCACCGCAGCCCAACAGCATCGCCGTAGCCGTCAGCGCCTTCGTACTCGACGCTGACGGCCGTCTACTGATGATCCGCCGCACCGACAACGACCTGTACTCAATCCCAGGCGGCCAGCTCGAACTCGGCGAAACCCTCACCCAGACCGCAGTGCGCGAGTTCATCGAGGAAACCGGCATCGAAATCGAGGTCACCGGCCTGATCGGCATCTACTCCAACCCCGACCACGTGATCGCGTACGACGACGGCGAAGTCCGCCAGGAGTTCTCCATCTGCTTCCGCGGCCGCCCCATCGGTGGCGAGCTCCGGACCAGCAGCGAAAGCAAGGAAGCCGCCTGGATTGAACAACCTCTACTGGCGGAACTCACCATCCACCCGTCCACCAGGCTGCGCATCCAACACGGCTTCGACAACCGCAGCGAGCCCTACTACACCTAG